A window from Sporolituus thermophilus DSM 23256 encodes these proteins:
- a CDS encoding secretin N-terminal domain-containing protein: MKYEVRGKWGSIRGVICLMLLCVIIAMPAALAYSPMVNMNVTDAEVRDVLTALASVGRVSIVADDSVTGKITIQLRNIPFETALDLVTKTKGLTYYKTGDVIVVASADRLSKRFGSVQIIKLSYAKADEVKKALSLIIPDERLKVDEATNSLVFSGSPTESEALRRALAELDVASEQVAVEAQVVAINRNSAKDLGFDWQWSGLPANTEFDTSDGTKNTTREYPGVIKFGKAYDGYPYEFTFQAKLSALITSGEAKLLAKPKITTINGKEAKILIGDRIPVLVERTENGKTTTTIEYIDAGIKLTYTPRINADGYITAAVHTEVSTPTLVPEMKAYRVTTREATTNVRMKDGDTMVIGGLISSEESGGKNRVPLLSDLPVLGKLFASVHKTKSETEVVIFLTARIVK, translated from the coding sequence ATGAAGTATGAGGTAAGGGGTAAGTGGGGGAGTATTAGGGGCGTAATCTGCCTAATGCTGCTTTGCGTCATTATAGCCATGCCGGCGGCCTTGGCCTATAGTCCCATGGTCAACATGAACGTCACCGACGCCGAGGTGCGGGACGTGCTGACGGCGCTGGCCAGCGTAGGGCGGGTAAGCATTGTCGCCGACGACTCGGTGACCGGCAAAATCACGATTCAATTGCGCAACATTCCCTTTGAGACGGCCCTGGACCTTGTGACCAAAACGAAGGGGCTCACCTATTATAAAACGGGCGATGTTATCGTCGTCGCCTCGGCGGACCGGCTGAGCAAAAGGTTCGGGTCGGTCCAGATCATTAAGCTGAGTTACGCCAAGGCGGACGAGGTGAAAAAGGCGCTGTCGCTCATTATCCCCGACGAGCGCCTGAAAGTGGACGAGGCCACCAACTCCCTGGTGTTCAGCGGTTCGCCGACGGAAAGCGAGGCGCTGCGCCGGGCCCTGGCCGAGCTGGATGTCGCTAGCGAGCAGGTAGCGGTAGAGGCCCAGGTGGTGGCCATCAACCGAAATTCGGCCAAAGACCTGGGGTTCGACTGGCAGTGGTCGGGGCTGCCGGCCAACACGGAATTTGACACCAGCGACGGGACGAAGAACACGACGCGGGAGTATCCCGGCGTCATCAAGTTCGGCAAGGCGTACGACGGCTATCCCTATGAATTTACCTTCCAGGCCAAGCTGAGCGCCCTGATAACAAGTGGCGAGGCCAAGCTGTTGGCCAAGCCGAAGATCACGACCATTAACGGCAAGGAAGCCAAAATCCTCATCGGCGACCGCATCCCGGTCCTGGTAGAGCGGACGGAGAACGGCAAAACAACTACGACCATCGAGTATATCGACGCCGGCATTAAACTGACCTACACGCCGCGCATTAACGCCGACGGCTATATTACCGCCGCCGTCCACACCGAAGTCAGCACGCCCACGCTGGTGCCGGAAATGAAGGCTTACCGCGTCACCACGCGCGAAGCCACGACCAATGTGCGCATGAAAGACGGCGACACCATGGTCATCGGCGGTCTGATCAGCAGCGAGGAGTCGGGCGGCAAAAACCGCGTCCCGCTGCTCAGCGACCTGCCGGTGCTGGGCAAACTGTTCGCGAGCGTACATAAGACGAAAAGCGAGACGGAAGTCGTTATTTTTCTGACGGCAAGGATTGTAAAATAG
- a CDS encoding response regulator, with protein sequence MAIKILVADDHALLRQGIKNVLALESDIAVVGEAGDGEETLRKAAELAPDIILLDINMPRLNGMDVTKRLRDSHPQMKVLVLTIHDDDSYVVEVIKAGAAGYLLKDVEPGMLVKAIRAVYEGESFIYPTLAKKLLGGAGRDERKKQESFALLARRNEERLTYRELEVLQLIAQGLSNSEIAQKLYLSEKTVKNHLTNIFRKINVTDRTQALVYAIKHKIVILEE encoded by the coding sequence ATGGCGATCAAGATCTTAGTTGCCGACGATCACGCGCTGCTTCGGCAAGGCATCAAAAACGTGCTGGCGCTGGAAAGCGACATAGCCGTTGTCGGTGAAGCCGGCGACGGGGAAGAAACCCTGCGCAAAGCGGCCGAACTGGCGCCTGACATCATACTACTGGACATCAATATGCCGCGGCTGAACGGGATGGATGTGACCAAACGCCTCCGTGACAGCCACCCCCAGATGAAGGTACTCGTTCTCACCATTCATGATGATGATAGCTATGTCGTAGAGGTTATTAAAGCCGGCGCGGCGGGTTACCTGCTCAAGGACGTCGAACCCGGCATGCTCGTCAAGGCCATTCGCGCCGTTTATGAAGGCGAGTCCTTCATCTACCCCACGCTCGCGAAGAAATTGCTCGGCGGTGCTGGCCGCGACGAGCGGAAAAAGCAGGAGTCTTTCGCGTTGCTGGCGCGGCGGAATGAAGAGCGCCTGACCTACCGCGAGCTGGAAGTGCTGCAGCTCATCGCCCAGGGCCTGAGCAACAGTGAAATCGCCCAGAAACTTTACTTAAGCGAAAAGACGGTGAAAAACCACCTGACCAATATCTTCCGCAAAATTAACGTTACCGACCGGACGCAGGCACTTGTTTACGCGATCAAGCATAAGATCGTCATTTTGGAAGAATAG
- a CDS encoding sugar phosphate isomerase/epimerase family protein: MRLLISAVTFDRYLRSGMCQMELVPLAEKYGCVGVEFRPYWQELWEEVREIKELLAAYNLSSTYACQEALLAETPAAVRQSHDYMRQSLEVAHALGANVLRINVASGDFAAEYVGEKWWQEAVAALLAAAAEKQIVLAVENAPNPKSGDARLIRDIVALFDSPWLKVTFDTGNWLAAGQDPGQAFAMLRGYIGYVHLKDMVPRPDGYAHSHPGSGVVDVRGLVNKLRQDGYQGLYALEFPGGNSPASCIRASMLYLKKLD, encoded by the coding sequence ATGCGGCTGTTAATCAGTGCGGTAACCTTTGACCGGTATTTGCGTTCCGGCATGTGTCAAATGGAGCTTGTGCCACTGGCGGAAAAATATGGCTGTGTGGGGGTGGAGTTCCGCCCCTATTGGCAGGAGTTGTGGGAAGAAGTGCGGGAAATTAAGGAGCTTTTAGCCGCCTACAACCTCAGCTCCACCTATGCCTGTCAGGAGGCGCTGCTGGCCGAAACGCCGGCGGCCGTGCGGCAGTCGCATGATTATATGCGGCAGAGCCTCGAAGTGGCCCACGCCTTGGGGGCAAATGTGCTCAGGATTAATGTGGCAAGCGGCGATTTTGCGGCCGAGTACGTGGGGGAAAAGTGGTGGCAGGAAGCGGTAGCCGCGCTCCTTGCGGCAGCGGCAGAAAAACAGATCGTTCTGGCGGTGGAGAACGCGCCCAATCCTAAGAGCGGCGACGCCCGGCTTATCCGCGACATCGTGGCGCTGTTTGACTCGCCGTGGCTGAAGGTCACGTTCGATACCGGCAACTGGCTGGCGGCCGGCCAGGATCCCGGGCAGGCCTTTGCCATGCTGCGCGGCTATATCGGGTATGTGCATTTGAAAGACATGGTGCCGCGGCCTGACGGTTATGCCCACAGCCACCCGGGCAGCGGCGTCGTCGACGTGCGGGGCCTGGTCAATAAACTCCGGCAGGACGGCTATCAGGGGCTCTATGCGCTGGAATTTCCCGGCGGTAACAGCCCGGCTTCCTGTATCCGCGCGAGTATGTTATACTTAAAGAAACTGGATTAA
- a CDS encoding AbrB/MazE/SpoVT family DNA-binding domain-containing protein, whose product MLHAKVGKKGQIVIPYELRKKYGIKCSDTIIITDDQQGNIILAVKPTDPTQAMRGALKGLWKEDAQEYICKLRQEDRE is encoded by the coding sequence ATGCTGCACGCTAAAGTAGGCAAAAAAGGGCAAATTGTTATTCCGTATGAATTGCGGAAAAAATATGGGATTAAGTGCAGCGATACCATTATTATCACCGATGATCAACAGGGTAATATTATTTTGGCAGTCAAACCAACCGATCCGACCCAAGCAATGCGTGGCGCTCTAAAAGGATTATGGAAAGAGGACGCACAGGAATATATTTGCAAGCTGCGCCAAGAGGATAGGGAATAA
- a CDS encoding type II toxin-antitoxin system VapC family toxin, with protein MRLWTYISTRFSHVALDTACFIYVFEDHPSYAGPVQELLQAINAGKIACTSSVLVFLECLVQPYKLENYSAAITCQRFLHLLNINYKAVDERIAVQAACLRATYNVKPMDAIHLATAIASGAKAFVTNDKELKRVANEIAVVILDDYCDEGHQ; from the coding sequence ATGCGGTTGTGGACATATATTTCGACACGATTCAGCCATGTAGCTTTAGATACCGCGTGTTTTATCTATGTTTTTGAGGATCACCCGTCTTATGCAGGACCTGTGCAGGAGCTGCTGCAAGCGATCAATGCTGGCAAAATCGCTTGCACTAGTTCCGTTTTGGTCTTTTTGGAATGTTTGGTACAGCCATATAAATTGGAAAATTATTCAGCGGCCATTACATGTCAGCGCTTTTTGCACTTACTTAACATAAATTACAAAGCGGTGGATGAGCGTATTGCTGTTCAAGCCGCTTGTTTGCGGGCGACATATAATGTAAAACCGATGGATGCTATTCATCTGGCAACTGCGATTGCCAGCGGGGCAAAGGCTTTTGTTACCAATGACAAAGAGTTGAAGCGGGTGGCGAATGAAATTGCCGTAGTAATACTTGATGACTATTGTGACGAGGGGCACCAATGA
- a CDS encoding ABC-F family ATP-binding cassette domain-containing protein: protein MTILKVENLTKAYGIHTVFRNICFNLGRGDRVGLIGANGAGKTTLLRCLIGQEEPDAGRIMLPAGATVGYVEQETAGSERTLYAELAQAFADVIACQVRMRELERQIAAAEDAVVQAALMKEYAAAIERFERGGGYEYEAAIRRVAAGLGFTADDLERPLGTFSGGQKTRIGLARALIRRPDFLLLDEPTNHLDIAMVEWLEEFLAGYPGAVLIVSHDRYFLDRVATGILELEDGQLTAYPGNYSRYLELKAERLEAELRSYEKQQAYIAKTEAFIRRYRAGVKAKQARGRQAQLARLERLATPREADRLELALPALGECAERVAELGDVTAAYGDSVVFERLSLLIRRGEGVALVGPNGAGKTTLLKLLIGELSPVAGRVKLGSRVRIGYFSQEHDNLTLHNRVLDEIMHEFGLGEERARQYLGAFLFGGDDVYKMVGDLSGGEKARLALLKLMLTGANFLILDEPTNHLDIPAKEAVEEAILAYPGTFLAVSHDRYFLDKVADRVVELADGRLTEYAGNYSYYREKKALAARQAAAAQVKPPAEKKEKRPRPRRQDAAKLLQRLEAEIAGLEAGIAALEAQLSDPASHADPENSRALAAEYEALQAELAAKYDAWLAATEEEG, encoded by the coding sequence ATGACCATATTGAAAGTTGAAAACCTGACCAAGGCTTATGGCATTCATACCGTTTTTCGCAACATATGTTTTAATTTGGGCCGGGGTGACCGGGTGGGGCTGATTGGGGCCAATGGCGCCGGCAAGACAACGCTCCTGCGCTGCCTGATTGGCCAGGAGGAACCCGACGCTGGGCGCATCATGCTGCCGGCCGGGGCAACGGTCGGTTATGTCGAGCAGGAGACGGCCGGCAGTGAACGGACGCTATATGCGGAGCTTGCGCAAGCCTTTGCCGACGTCATTGCCTGCCAGGTGCGGATGCGGGAGCTGGAACGGCAAATTGCAGCGGCGGAGGACGCGGTAGTCCAGGCAGCGCTGATGAAAGAGTATGCCGCGGCTATTGAGCGGTTTGAGCGCGGCGGGGGCTATGAGTACGAGGCCGCCATCCGGCGGGTGGCGGCCGGGCTGGGATTTACCGCCGACGACCTCGAGCGGCCGCTCGGCACTTTTTCCGGCGGGCAAAAGACGCGGATCGGTTTAGCCCGGGCGCTTATCCGGCGGCCGGATTTTTTGTTGCTTGACGAGCCGACCAACCATTTGGACATCGCGATGGTGGAGTGGCTGGAAGAGTTTCTGGCCGGCTATCCCGGTGCGGTGCTGATCGTGTCCCATGACCGCTATTTTCTCGACCGGGTGGCGACCGGCATTTTGGAACTGGAAGACGGCCAGCTGACGGCCTATCCCGGCAACTACAGCCGGTATCTGGAGCTTAAGGCCGAGCGGCTGGAGGCCGAACTGCGCTCTTATGAAAAACAGCAGGCGTATATTGCCAAGACCGAGGCGTTTATCCGGCGGTACCGGGCCGGAGTGAAAGCCAAACAGGCCCGGGGACGGCAGGCACAGCTGGCGCGGCTTGAACGGCTGGCGACGCCGCGGGAGGCAGACAGGCTGGAACTTGCGCTGCCGGCACTGGGCGAGTGTGCCGAACGGGTGGCCGAACTTGGCGACGTAACGGCCGCGTATGGCGATAGCGTCGTTTTCGAACGGTTATCGCTGCTGATCCGGCGGGGCGAGGGGGTGGCCCTGGTGGGGCCTAACGGCGCCGGCAAGACAACGCTGCTTAAGTTGCTGATCGGCGAACTTTCGCCCGTAGCCGGCCGGGTGAAACTGGGCAGCCGCGTGCGGATAGGGTATTTTTCCCAGGAGCACGATAACCTGACCCTGCACAACCGGGTGCTGGACGAGATCATGCACGAGTTTGGCCTGGGCGAGGAGCGTGCCCGGCAGTATCTGGGGGCATTTTTGTTCGGCGGTGACGACGTGTATAAAATGGTCGGCGACCTCAGCGGCGGGGAGAAGGCACGGTTGGCGCTGCTCAAATTGATGCTGACCGGGGCCAATTTCCTCATTTTGGACGAGCCGACCAACCATTTGGACATACCGGCCAAAGAGGCGGTCGAGGAGGCGATTTTGGCCTATCCGGGCACGTTTTTGGCGGTGTCGCACGACCGCTATTTCCTGGACAAGGTGGCCGACCGGGTGGTTGAGCTGGCGGACGGCAGGTTAACCGAGTATGCCGGCAATTACAGCTACTACCGGGAGAAGAAGGCGCTCGCGGCCAGGCAGGCCGCTGCCGCGCAAGTCAAACCGCCGGCGGAGAAAAAAGAAAAACGGCCCCGTCCCCGGCGGCAGGACGCGGCCAAATTACTGCAGCGGCTGGAAGCGGAAATAGCCGGCCTGGAAGCCGGGATTGCCGCACTGGAGGCACAGCTAAGCGATCCGGCCAGCCACGCCGACCCGGAAAACAGCCGGGCGCTGGCGGCCGAGTATGAAGCGCTGCAGGCGGAACTGGCGGCCAAGTACGACGCCTGGCTGGCGGCGACTGAGGAAGAAGGGTAG
- a CDS encoding sigma-70 family RNA polymerase sigma factor translates to MELEKLVEKAQAGDAAAFAEVCRRFEGLVKKLAYQPHIRAVAEEARAEGWLALVRAVKTYDPASGVPVAGYIESRVKYAVWNLFKRERRRWQGEQPLAAEGDDAPNLLERLDSGCDVAAAVETKLLAAAALRELACLSERQQQVILATVVAPGRLADVATRLGVSVQAVHSLRRRGLAQLRARLEG, encoded by the coding sequence GTGGAATTAGAAAAATTGGTAGAAAAGGCCCAGGCGGGCGATGCGGCGGCGTTTGCCGAGGTGTGCCGGCGGTTTGAAGGGTTGGTTAAGAAACTAGCATATCAGCCCCATATCCGGGCGGTGGCCGAGGAGGCCCGGGCGGAAGGGTGGCTGGCGCTGGTACGGGCCGTCAAGACGTATGACCCGGCCAGCGGCGTGCCGGTGGCCGGTTATATCGAGAGCCGGGTAAAGTACGCGGTGTGGAATTTGTTCAAACGGGAGCGGCGCCGCTGGCAGGGCGAACAGCCGCTGGCAGCGGAAGGCGATGACGCGCCTAATCTCCTGGAGCGGCTGGACAGCGGCTGCGATGTGGCGGCAGCGGTGGAAACCAAACTGTTGGCGGCGGCAGCGCTGCGCGAGCTCGCTTGCTTGTCAGAGCGGCAGCAGCAGGTCATCCTGGCGACGGTGGTCGCGCCGGGGCGGCTAGCCGACGTAGCCACCCGGCTGGGGGTGTCGGTACAGGCGGTGCATAGCCTGCGCCGGCGGGGTCTGGCGCAGCTTAGGGCGCGGCTGGAGGGCTGA
- a CDS encoding DUF1659 domain-containing protein, protein MATVKLPQASRLVIKVQTGLNAAGNPIYKQRAFRNVKAGATDADVHAVGLALAGLQKHQVAGVLRVDEGELVNQ, encoded by the coding sequence ATGGCAACGGTCAAACTGCCCCAGGCTTCCCGCCTGGTGATCAAGGTGCAGACCGGCCTCAACGCCGCCGGCAATCCCATCTATAAGCAGCGTGCTTTCCGCAACGTCAAGGCCGGCGCCACCGACGCCGACGTGCACGCCGTGGGCCTCGCGCTGGCCGGGCTGCAGAAGCACCAAGTGGCCGGCGTCCTGCGCGTGGACGAGGGTGAGTTGGTGAATCAGTAA
- a CDS encoding DUF2922 domain-containing protein: MTKTLELVFRNATGREVVISLADPRDDLVAAEAVAVMEQIIAKNIFTTTGGDLMQPVEARISTRDAVVLA, from the coding sequence ATGACCAAGACGCTGGAACTTGTTTTCCGCAATGCCACGGGGAGAGAGGTTGTCATCAGCCTGGCCGACCCCAGGGACGATCTGGTCGCGGCTGAGGCGGTCGCCGTCATGGAGCAAATCATTGCCAAGAACATTTTTACTACCACCGGCGGCGATCTGATGCAGCCCGTGGAAGCGCGGATCAGCACCCGCGACGCGGTGGTGCTGGCGTAG
- a CDS encoding YvrJ family protein, translating into MEQVLHYAANYGFPMVVAAYLLVRIEGKLEQLTASIHELAKVIAMKRYEV; encoded by the coding sequence GTGGAGCAAGTGCTGCATTATGCGGCCAATTACGGTTTCCCGATGGTGGTGGCGGCGTATCTGCTGGTTCGGATCGAAGGGAAGCTGGAACAGTTGACCGCGAGCATTCACGAGCTTGCCAAAGTCATTGCTATGAAGAGGTATGAGGTATGA
- the recD2 gene encoding SF1B family DNA helicase RecD2 — protein MEKLTGIVENITFHSADTGFVVFKLRPDGANAAITAVGTLFAPLLGEQVELTGQWVEHAKFGRQFKVDGCRRIAPSTLQGIERFLGSGAVKGVGPAMAARLVKHFGERTLEIIEHYPHRLVEVEGIGVKKAEMIHNSYVSQAEMREIMLFLETHGVSGVYAARIYAHYGAAALDVLRDNPYRLAMEVDGIGFRTADHIAMALGIAANHPGRLTAGIHFALLQTAQAGHCCVPEELLVQETAKLLQVDRYEVAMILDRLLKENRLCVEDYHGLRLIYPEYLYYAEKRVAERLLRLKSRAKRVRAADYAAAAAAWEASAGLELAAAQKEALVSALAHGVLVLTGGPGTGKTTTVRGILAVLEGEGLKILLAAPTGRAAKRLSETTGREAQTVHRLLEAGGGEDGAPQFGRNEDNPLDADVVIVDEVSMMDIVLMNHLLRAIPDGCRLVLVGDVDQLPAVGPGSVLKDAIRCGQLPVVRLTEVFRQAGESIIVHNAHRINRGLLPDWRTSPDFQFLEMANDEAVADAIVRLCRDELPAAGYDALGDVQVLSPMHRLVCGVENLNRLLQGALNPPDPAKGWIQGVNQTLREGDKVMQIRNNYTKGVFNGDIGFIAAIDDGVVIVRYPEGSVMYERGELDELQLAYAMSVHKSQGSEYPVVILPLVPGHRIMLQRNLLYTAVTRAKERVILLGSKAALNTALANDRTRRRYSLLAERLRGESLC, from the coding sequence GTGGAAAAGCTGACAGGAATTGTGGAGAATATAACTTTTCATAGCGCCGACACCGGGTTTGTCGTGTTTAAGCTGCGCCCCGACGGCGCAAATGCCGCGATAACGGCGGTCGGCACGCTGTTTGCCCCGCTTCTTGGCGAACAGGTCGAGCTTACCGGTCAGTGGGTGGAGCATGCCAAGTTCGGGCGGCAGTTTAAAGTTGACGGTTGCCGGCGGATTGCCCCGTCGACTTTGCAGGGGATCGAACGGTTCCTCGGCTCCGGCGCCGTCAAAGGCGTCGGGCCGGCCATGGCGGCGCGGCTGGTTAAGCATTTTGGCGAGCGGACGCTGGAAATCATCGAGCACTACCCGCACCGCCTAGTGGAAGTGGAGGGCATCGGCGTCAAGAAGGCGGAGATGATCCACAACTCCTACGTATCCCAGGCGGAGATGCGGGAAATCATGCTGTTTCTGGAAACGCACGGCGTATCAGGCGTCTATGCGGCCCGCATTTACGCCCATTACGGCGCGGCGGCGTTGGACGTGCTACGGGACAACCCTTACCGCCTGGCGATGGAAGTGGACGGCATCGGCTTCCGCACCGCCGACCATATCGCCATGGCGCTGGGCATTGCCGCCAATCACCCCGGGCGGTTGACGGCCGGCATTCATTTTGCCCTGCTGCAGACGGCCCAGGCGGGCCACTGCTGTGTGCCCGAGGAGCTGTTGGTGCAGGAGACGGCCAAACTGCTGCAAGTCGACCGCTATGAGGTAGCTATGATCCTTGATCGGCTGCTGAAAGAAAACCGCCTCTGCGTCGAGGACTACCATGGCCTGCGGCTGATTTATCCCGAGTATCTGTATTACGCCGAAAAACGCGTGGCCGAGCGTCTGCTGCGCCTGAAGAGCCGGGCCAAACGGGTGCGGGCGGCCGACTACGCGGCGGCCGCTGCCGCCTGGGAAGCAAGTGCGGGACTTGAGCTGGCGGCGGCGCAAAAAGAAGCGCTCGTTTCCGCCCTGGCCCACGGCGTGCTGGTGCTGACCGGCGGCCCCGGCACCGGCAAAACGACCACCGTCAGAGGTATTTTGGCGGTGCTGGAAGGCGAGGGGCTGAAAATTCTCCTCGCCGCGCCGACCGGACGGGCGGCCAAGCGCCTGAGCGAGACGACGGGCCGGGAAGCCCAGACCGTTCACCGCCTGCTGGAAGCGGGCGGCGGGGAGGACGGCGCGCCGCAGTTTGGCCGCAACGAGGACAACCCGCTCGACGCCGATGTCGTCATTGTCGACGAAGTGTCGATGATGGACATTGTGCTCATGAACCACCTGCTGCGGGCCATCCCGGACGGCTGCCGGCTGGTGCTGGTCGGCGACGTGGACCAGCTGCCCGCCGTCGGTCCCGGTTCGGTCCTCAAGGACGCCATCCGCTGCGGACAATTGCCGGTAGTGCGGCTGACGGAAGTCTTCCGGCAGGCGGGCGAAAGCATCATCGTTCATAATGCCCACCGGATCAACCGCGGCCTGCTGCCCGACTGGCGCACCAGTCCGGACTTTCAGTTTCTGGAAATGGCCAATGACGAAGCCGTGGCCGATGCAATTGTCCGCCTGTGCCGCGACGAACTGCCGGCCGCAGGCTATGACGCGCTGGGCGACGTGCAGGTCCTGTCGCCCATGCACCGCCTGGTGTGCGGCGTGGAAAACCTTAACCGGCTGCTGCAGGGGGCGCTCAACCCGCCTGATCCGGCCAAGGGCTGGATCCAGGGCGTCAACCAGACGTTGCGCGAAGGCGACAAGGTCATGCAGATTCGCAACAACTACACCAAAGGCGTCTTCAACGGCGACATCGGCTTTATTGCCGCCATCGACGACGGCGTGGTGATCGTCCGCTACCCCGAGGGCTCGGTGATGTATGAGCGGGGAGAACTGGACGAACTGCAGCTAGCCTATGCCATGAGCGTGCACAAAAGCCAGGGCAGCGAATACCCGGTCGTGATTCTGCCCTTGGTGCCCGGCCACCGCATCATGCTCCAGCGCAACCTTCTGTATACGGCCGTCACGCGGGCCAAGGAGCGGGTTATTCTTCTGGGGTCCAAAGCGGCCCTCAATACGGCCCTGGCCAATGACCGCACCCGGCGGCGCTATTCGCTGCTGGCCGAGCGGCTGCGGGGGGAAAGCCTATGCTGA
- a CDS encoding ComF family protein → MLTAWRRALLDLIYPPKCPVCRAEVTEHGAWCQPCLAAVGGARLINVAEHRLKYLDACYAVCDYTAGVQKIIRHLKFRQAERYARHLAWLVARSGAAEYGRGCQAVVPVPLDAERRKERGYNQTELIFREWAAAQGLVWLDVLARCRPTAPQWRLTLAERRQNIKGAFYVTRPEVVAGKNLLLVDDIFTTGVTMDECARMLKAAGARRVLGLAVASGAV, encoded by the coding sequence ATGCTGACCGCTTGGCGGCGCGCCCTGCTCGACCTTATCTACCCGCCCAAGTGTCCGGTCTGCCGCGCCGAAGTAACAGAGCACGGCGCGTGGTGCCAGCCCTGCCTGGCGGCGGTGGGCGGGGCGCGGCTAATCAATGTGGCCGAGCACCGCTTAAAGTATCTTGACGCGTGTTATGCAGTCTGCGACTACACGGCGGGCGTGCAGAAAATTATCCGCCACCTGAAGTTCCGGCAGGCCGAACGCTATGCCCGGCACCTCGCCTGGCTGGTGGCGAGAAGCGGCGCGGCCGAATACGGCCGGGGCTGCCAGGCGGTAGTGCCGGTGCCGCTCGATGCGGAGCGGCGCAAAGAGCGGGGGTATAACCAGACGGAGCTTATTTTTCGCGAATGGGCGGCCGCCCAAGGCCTGGTCTGGCTTGACGTCCTGGCGCGCTGCCGACCCACGGCGCCCCAGTGGCGGCTGACGCTGGCCGAGCGGCGGCAAAATATAAAGGGCGCGTTTTACGTTACGCGCCCGGAAGTGGTTGCGGGGAAAAATCTGCTATTGGTCGACGATATTTTTACCACCGGCGTGACCATGGACGAGTGCGCCCGTATGCTTAAAGCGGCCGGCGCAAGGCGCGTGCTCGGCCTGGCGGTGGCCAGCGGCGCCGTTTGA
- a CDS encoding HD-GYP domain-containing protein: MLTLMQAPDVYTNDAETVQSVIANLLHLIELKNAKLFLHSHQVANYAVSVAAKMRLPREEIERIRLAALLHDIGHLTVPNAILAKMPYVTTREMSIYKNHCNAGSYMLENIAACQELIPYIRYHHERWDGKGYPKRLKGVNIPLGARIIAIVNHYDRYINPCTQNWVKTKDEAVRELLSHSGMAFDPDIVKAFIDALG; encoded by the coding sequence ATGCTTACCTTGATGCAAGCTCCTGACGTCTACACAAACGATGCGGAAACAGTCCAGAGCGTGATCGCCAACCTGCTCCATCTTATCGAACTGAAGAACGCCAAACTGTTTCTCCACAGTCACCAAGTGGCCAATTACGCTGTCAGCGTCGCCGCGAAAATGCGCCTGCCCCGCGAGGAAATCGAGCGCATCCGCCTGGCGGCCCTGTTGCACGATATCGGGCACCTTACCGTGCCTAACGCCATTTTGGCCAAAATGCCGTATGTGACGACGCGGGAGATGAGTATATATAAAAACCACTGCAACGCCGGCAGCTATATGCTCGAAAACATTGCTGCCTGTCAGGAGCTCATTCCCTATATCCGCTATCACCATGAGCGCTGGGACGGCAAAGGCTACCCGAAGCGGCTCAAGGGCGTAAATATTCCGCTCGGGGCGCGCATCATCGCCATCGTCAACCATTATGACCGCTATATCAATCCGTGCACGCAGAACTGGGTAAAAACCAAGGACGAAGCGGTCCGGGAGCTCTTAAGCCATTCCGGCATGGCCTTCGACCCTGACATCGTCAAAGCCTTTATCGATGCGTTAGGGTAA
- a CDS encoding flagellar protein — translation MALKYCPDCGKLYVENAVGLCPACYAEQEQDELKVADYLREVKRASLEEIHQATGVRHKVILRMLRAGRIFAGAEVSYPCETCGEPITQGRLCAKCSRNFLEQLPPARKEAPEASQERSRMYTKDIFKRE, via the coding sequence ATGGCGCTGAAATACTGTCCCGATTGCGGCAAATTGTATGTGGAAAACGCGGTCGGCCTTTGTCCGGCCTGCTATGCCGAACAGGAGCAGGACGAGCTGAAAGTGGCCGATTACCTGCGGGAAGTGAAAAGAGCTTCGCTCGAGGAAATTCATCAGGCCACCGGTGTCAGGCACAAGGTTATCCTGCGGATGCTGCGGGCGGGTCGTATTTTTGCCGGCGCTGAGGTCTCTTATCCGTGCGAGACGTGCGGCGAGCCGATTACGCAAGGGCGCCTGTGCGCCAAGTGCAGCCGCAACTTTCTCGAACAACTGCCGCCGGCCAGGAAGGAAGCACCCGAAGCGTCCCAGGAGCGGTCGCGCATGTACACCAAGGATATCTTCAAACGCGAGTAG